A genomic window from Terrisporobacter glycolicus ATCC 14880 = DSM 1288 includes:
- a CDS encoding zinc dependent phospholipase C family protein, whose translation MPGTYAHYTFGKKVLDQVDDEISKIIFKNIELFFIGLHGPDIFFYYKPILYRNPTNKLGHDVHYEKANVFFEKSRSIIEKSKEREKSLAYTFGFLCHFMLDSECHPYINKMTKEEKLSHTEIESEFDKLLIYKEGKNPFDIDLTTHIHTDSTLAEIISPFFNTSTYKITRALNSMKFYNSIFNTSNKLSRFIIFSGLKIVALYNKLHGIFFNLNENPKCKNICVNIEYLYDHSVSKAVCMLEDFYLSIKDNSPFPERLNRNFE comes from the coding sequence ATGCCTGGAACTTATGCGCATTATACTTTTGGAAAAAAAGTTTTAGATCAAGTAGATGATGAGATTTCGAAGATTATTTTTAAAAATATAGAACTATTTTTTATAGGCCTTCATGGTCCAGATATTTTCTTTTACTACAAACCAATACTCTACCGCAATCCCACAAATAAATTAGGGCATGATGTTCACTACGAAAAAGCAAATGTATTTTTTGAAAAATCAAGAAGTATAATAGAAAAATCTAAAGAACGAGAAAAATCCTTAGCTTATACATTCGGATTTTTATGCCATTTCATGTTAGACAGTGAATGTCACCCTTATATAAATAAGATGACTAAAGAAGAGAAATTATCTCATACTGAAATTGAATCTGAATTTGATAAATTATTAATATATAAGGAAGGTAAAAATCCTTTTGATATAGACTTAACTACTCATATTCATACGGATAGCACTTTAGCAGAAATTATATCACCATTTTTTAATACTTCTACTTATAAAATAACAAGGGCCCTTAACTCAATGAAATTTTATAATTCTATTTTTAATACATCAAATAAGTTAAGTAGATTTATTATTTTTTCTGGGCTTAAAATTGTAGCCCTTTATAATAAATTGCATGGCATATTTTTTAATTTAAATGAAAATCCTAAATGCAAAAATATATGTGTGAACATTGAATATTTATATGATCACTCTGTTAGCAAGGCTGTTTGTATGCTAGAAGATTTTTATTTATCTATTAAAGATAATTCTCCCTTTCCTGAAAGGTTAAATAGAAATTTTGAATAA